The Streptomyces laurentii region CACTGACGCGGGGTCACGGCGGGATCGAACTCGGCGCCGACGACGTGGGAGAGGGGGATGCGGCGGCGCGGGACGCCGATGTGGCCGCAGCGGACCTCCATGGCGTGGTCGTCGACCCGGACGGCGACCTGGACGAAGGCGAGGGTGCCGAAGAGCACCAGGAGCCCGACGGCGACACAGCCGATGACGGCCATGAGGAGCGGCGCGATGCCGGAGGCCCAGGAGGAGACGACGGCCAGTCGGATGCCGAGGGCCAGGCAGGCCGCTCCGCCGACGGCGGGCAGCCACTGCATCCGGTTGGTCGCGCGACCGGTCCAGACCGGCGGCGCGGGACCCTCGGGGCCGGGGCGCGGCGCGTGCTGCCTCATATCGCCAGCCTACGCACGTTCCCGCGATACGGCTCCTCAGCGCACGCGTACGGTCACACTCCGTGTGCGAGCGGCGCCCCGGCCGCGAGGCCGCGGCCCTCGGCGTAACCGAGCGCGGCACGCGTCAGCTCGCCGGTCCGGCCGCTGAGCAGCACGGTCAGCGTGCCCGTGGGCGCGGCCTCGGGGGTGGCCTGGGCCCCGATCCGGCGCAGCGCCTGGGC contains the following coding sequences:
- a CDS encoding lipoprotein (identified by MetaGeneAnnotator; putative;~lipoprotein [Streptomyces davawensis JCM4913]), whose product is MRQHAPRPGPEGPAPPVWTGRATNRMQWLPAVGGAACLALGIRLAVVSSWASGIAPLLMAVIGCVAVGLLVLFGTLAFVQVAVRVDDHAMEVRCGHIGVPRRRIPLSHVVGAEFDPAVTPRQWGGWGYRWRPEKGTAVIVRRGEGLVLRLGDGRIFTVTVDDAESGVHAIRGLLRRAAPPAPTGPASV